Proteins from one Thioflavicoccus mobilis 8321 genomic window:
- a CDS encoding hydantoinase B/oxoprolinase family protein: MNPIELSLFASRLDAVCDEMGAVLRNAAFSTNIRDRLDYSCAVFDAAGGLCAQAAHIPVHLGSMAFAMTDLVAREDWVPGDMVIVNDPFLGGTHLPDVTLIAPVFSGGERVAFVVNRAHHADIGAASPGSMPVSRTLDEEGQVIAPRHLIRAGILDEGWLARLVAATRRPGDARGDFLAQVSANRAGAQRVAELVGRFGTAAFLADLAELNDYGERLARRAIGMLPAGVYRFTDWMDDDGQGTRDVRLQVAVRLADGEAAVDFSGSAAQVVGNINCPLAVTAAAVFYAFRCLMPAQTPACAGALRPIRLSAPSGCLLNARSSAAVAAGNVETSSRVVDLVLGALAQAAPERIPAASQGTMNNLAMGNAAPGAPWDYYETLGGGMGAGSTGGGWSGVQTHMTNTLNTPIEVLETRFPLRVRRYGLRSGSGGAGRRRGGEGLVRELELLAPAHATLLTERRHRGPWGVGGGGPGQPGRNLLNGESLPAKVAVELVPGDRLRIETPGGGGWGEA, from the coding sequence ATGAATCCGATCGAGCTGAGTCTGTTCGCCAGCCGTCTCGATGCGGTCTGCGACGAGATGGGTGCGGTGCTGCGCAACGCGGCCTTTTCGACCAACATCCGCGACCGCCTCGACTATTCGTGTGCCGTCTTCGATGCCGCTGGGGGGCTCTGTGCCCAGGCCGCCCACATCCCCGTGCACCTGGGGAGCATGGCCTTCGCGATGACTGACCTGGTCGCGCGCGAGGACTGGGTCCCCGGCGACATGGTCATCGTCAACGACCCTTTTCTCGGCGGCACCCACCTACCCGACGTGACGCTGATCGCGCCAGTTTTCAGCGGCGGCGAGCGGGTCGCCTTCGTCGTCAACCGCGCCCACCACGCCGACATCGGTGCGGCCTCGCCGGGCTCGATGCCGGTCTCGCGCACGCTGGACGAGGAGGGGCAGGTGATCGCGCCGCGCCACCTGATCCGCGCCGGCATCCTCGACGAGGGCTGGCTCGCTCGGCTGGTCGCGGCGACCCGTCGCCCGGGCGACGCGCGCGGCGACTTCCTCGCCCAGGTCAGCGCCAACCGTGCCGGGGCACAGCGCGTCGCGGAGCTGGTCGGGCGGTTTGGCACCGCGGCCTTCCTGGCCGATCTCGCCGAGCTCAACGACTATGGCGAACGGCTGGCGCGCCGGGCGATCGGGATGCTGCCGGCGGGCGTCTACCGCTTCACCGACTGGATGGACGATGATGGTCAGGGCACGCGGGATGTCCGCTTGCAGGTCGCCGTCAGGCTCGCCGACGGCGAGGCGGCGGTCGACTTCTCCGGCAGCGCCGCGCAGGTCGTCGGCAACATCAACTGTCCGCTGGCCGTCACCGCTGCGGCCGTCTTTTACGCCTTTCGCTGCCTGATGCCGGCGCAGACCCCGGCCTGCGCCGGCGCCCTGCGGCCGATCCGGCTCTCGGCCCCGTCGGGTTGCCTGCTCAACGCCCGCTCGTCGGCGGCGGTGGCGGCCGGCAATGTCGAGACCAGCAGCCGGGTCGTGGACCTGGTGCTCGGGGCGCTCGCGCAGGCGGCCCCCGAGCGGATCCCGGCGGCGAGCCAGGGCACGATGAACAATCTGGCGATGGGCAACGCCGCGCCCGGGGCGCCTTGGGATTATTACGAGACCCTCGGCGGGGGTATGGGCGCCGGCAGCACCGGCGGCGGCTGGTCGGGCGTGCAGACCCACATGACCAACACGCTGAACACGCCGATCGAGGTGCTGGAGACGCGCTTCCCACTGCGCGTGCGTCGCTACGGCCTGCGGTCGGGTTCGGGCGGTGCCGGGCGGCGGCGCGGCGGCGAGGGCCTGGTGCGCGAGCTCGAGCTCTTGGCCCCGGCCCACGCGACCCTGCTCACCGAGCGCCGCCATCGCGGGCCCTGGGGCGTCGGCGGCGGCGGGCCCGGGCAGCCGGGCCGCAACCTCCTGAACGGCGAGTCACTGCCGGCCAAGGTGGCCGTCGAGCTGGTGCCCGGCGATCGGTTGCGGATCGAGACGCCGGGTGGTGGCGGGTGGGGCGAAGCTTGA
- a CDS encoding superoxide dismutase, which produces MKHELPALPYAKNALEPVISEETLDYHYGKHHQTYVNNLNNLIPGTEFESMSLEEIIMKASGGLFNNAAQVWNHTFYWNCLSPNGRGTPSGDLAAAIDKAFGSLDEFKKQFSQSAAGNFGSGWTWLVKNADGSVEIMNTSNADTPMTGSKKALLTIDVWEHAYYIDYRNARPKYLEEIWKLINWDFVAANYAA; this is translated from the coding sequence ATGAAGCACGAATTGCCTGCCTTGCCCTACGCCAAGAACGCCCTCGAGCCGGTCATCTCCGAAGAGACGCTCGACTACCATTACGGCAAGCACCACCAAACCTACGTCAACAATCTGAACAATCTCATCCCGGGCACCGAATTCGAGTCGATGTCGCTGGAGGAGATCATCATGAAGGCCTCCGGCGGTCTGTTCAACAACGCCGCCCAGGTCTGGAACCACACCTTCTACTGGAACTGTCTGAGCCCGAACGGACGCGGCACCCCGAGTGGCGATCTGGCCGCGGCGATCGACAAGGCCTTCGGCTCCCTCGACGAGTTCAAGAAGCAGTTCTCGCAGTCGGCAGCGGGCAATTTCGGCTCCGGCTGGACCTGGCTGGTCAAGAATGCCGACGGCAGCGTCGAGATCATGAATACCTCCAATGCCGACACGCCGATGACCGGCAGCAAGAAGGCCCTGCTCACGATCGACGTCTGGGAGCACGCCTATTACATCGACTACCGCAACGCCCGGCCCAAGTACCTCGAAGAGATCTGGAAGCTGATCAACTGGGACTTCGTCGCCGCCAACTACGCGGCCTGA
- a CDS encoding MFS transporter, which produces MSRLSTMSASPWTPFRYRAFAVLWSAMVISNIGTWMNSVGAGWLMATLDPDPLMVALVQAATTTPIFLLALTAGAVADIVDRRRLLLVVNGLMALVATAMALLVTSGQMTALRLLVSIFLLGCGMAFIAPAWQAIVPQLVPKEALSRAITLHSLGINISRAVGPAVAGVLIVTLGMAAPFAINAASFLAIVAGLLWWRPPTQLTSRLPPEGIFEALRNGLSYVRYSTPVRATLIRAVAIFLFASAYWALLPVIAKTWLGGGARLYGILLGSVGVGAVLGALLLPRIKRQLGADVTVAVGTAGTALVLAAFSLIADPYAAVAASLVAGICWIFVVSSLLVSAQTALPNWVRARGLSVFLTLFFGSMAIGSVIWGKTASELGIDTALLIAAGGALITIPLTWHARLGQGEELDLTPSLHWPDPMVLTEATEERGPVMTIIEYRIAHEDVPQFLTLMREMARARRRSGAVQWGVMEDAADPDLYLEYFIERTWLAHLRHHERVAGTDRAIQERVHRLHRGSAPPSVRHLLAPRGGR; this is translated from the coding sequence ATGTCTCGCTTGTCGACGATGAGTGCCTCGCCTTGGACGCCGTTTCGCTATCGGGCCTTCGCGGTGCTCTGGTCTGCCATGGTCATTTCGAACATCGGCACCTGGATGAATAGCGTCGGCGCCGGTTGGCTGATGGCGACCCTGGATCCCGATCCGCTGATGGTGGCCCTGGTGCAGGCCGCGACCACGACGCCGATCTTCCTGCTGGCGCTGACGGCGGGGGCCGTCGCCGACATCGTCGATCGCCGCCGGCTGCTGCTGGTCGTCAACGGGTTGATGGCGCTGGTGGCGACGGCCATGGCGTTGCTCGTCACGAGCGGGCAGATGACCGCCCTGCGGTTGCTCGTCTCGATCTTTCTGCTCGGCTGCGGGATGGCCTTCATCGCGCCCGCCTGGCAGGCGATCGTCCCGCAACTGGTGCCGAAGGAGGCCTTGTCGCGGGCCATCACCCTGCATTCGTTGGGTATCAACATCAGCCGGGCCGTGGGGCCGGCGGTCGCCGGCGTCCTGATCGTTACCCTTGGCATGGCCGCGCCATTCGCCATCAACGCGGCGAGTTTCCTCGCGATCGTCGCCGGGCTGCTCTGGTGGCGGCCCCCGACGCAGCTGACCTCGCGGCTGCCACCCGAAGGGATCTTCGAGGCGCTGCGCAACGGTCTGAGCTACGTCCGCTACAGCACACCAGTGCGCGCGACCTTGATACGCGCCGTGGCCATCTTCCTGTTCGCGAGCGCCTACTGGGCGCTGCTGCCGGTGATCGCGAAGACCTGGCTCGGCGGCGGGGCGCGCCTCTACGGGATCCTGCTGGGCAGCGTCGGGGTCGGCGCCGTGCTGGGTGCGTTGCTGTTGCCGCGCATCAAGCGGCAGCTCGGGGCGGATGTCACCGTGGCCGTCGGGACCGCTGGTACTGCTCTGGTGCTCGCGGCCTTCTCGCTCATCGCGGATCCGTATGCGGCCGTGGCGGCTTCGCTGGTGGCGGGGATATGCTGGATCTTCGTCGTCTCTTCGTTGCTCGTCTCGGCGCAGACGGCCCTGCCGAACTGGGTGCGGGCGCGCGGCTTGTCGGTCTTCCTGACGCTCTTCTTCGGCAGCATGGCGATCGGGTCCGTGATCTGGGGCAAAACCGCTTCCGAACTCGGCATCGACACTGCCTTGCTGATCGCCGCCGGCGGTGCCTTGATCACCATTCCGCTCACCTGGCATGCCAGGCTGGGGCAGGGTGAGGAGCTCGACCTGACGCCGTCGCTGCACTGGCCGGATCCCATGGTCCTGACCGAGGCGACCGAGGAGCGTGGGCCGGTGATGACCATCATCGAGTATCGCATCGCCCACGAGGATGTCCCGCAGTTCCTCACCCTGATGCGCGAGATGGCCCGGGCGCGGCGCCGCTCCGGGGCCGTGCAGTGGGGTGTCATGGAGGATGCGGCCGACCCCGACCTCTATCTGGAGTACTTCATCGAACGGACCTGGCTCGCCCACCTGCGCCACCACGAGCGGGTCGCCGGCACCGACCGAGCGATCCAGGAGCGTGTCCATCGACTTCATCGCGGTTCTGCACCGCCGAGTGTCCGCCATTTGTTGGCGCCGCGCGGTGGCCGTTGA
- a CDS encoding N-acetylglutaminylglutamine amidotransferase, with the protein MCGIAGELRLDGAPADLESIAAMMGQLVRRGPDHGGSYSDGPLGLGHRRLAIIDLSVRSNQPMVDPGLGLALVFNGTIYNYRALRRELTGKGYRFFSDGDTEVILKAWHAWGVDAPSRLDGMFAFALWDANRRELFLVRDRFGIKPLYWSRDARRLRFASSTQALLAAGGVDPAIDPVALHHLFTLHAVVPAPRTILAGVRKLAPGHWLRLGADGRQEERAYWTLEATRPDPLPSEADWLAAIHEALRAAVQSHKAAADVPVGVLLSGGLDSSLLVALLAEAGGVADLHTFSVGFEDTPEEAGSEFEYSDQVVARYGTRHHRFLVPNADVLRRLPEAVDAMAEPMFGQDAVAFYLLGERVAEEIKVVQSGQGADEVFGGYFWYPRMQADTAGNWTERFARHYFDRDHDEYLRLIAPAYAGADHSAALVAERLAEPGADEFLDAVLRLDVTTLIVDDPVKRVDNMTMAWGLEARVPFLDRRLVELAARCPPALKLRDGGKFPLKAMARGRLPDAVIDRPKGYFPMPALKYVRGDFLAWMRDLLDSRACRERGLYRRDYVEGLLAAPDQHHTRILGSKLWHLALLELWLQRHLDS; encoded by the coding sequence ATGTGCGGTATTGCCGGCGAATTGCGGCTCGATGGGGCGCCGGCCGATCTGGAGTCGATCGCCGCGATGATGGGGCAACTGGTCCGCCGCGGCCCCGACCACGGCGGCAGCTACAGCGATGGGCCGCTCGGCCTCGGCCATCGGCGCTTGGCGATCATCGACCTCTCGGTGCGCTCGAACCAGCCGATGGTCGATCCCGGACTCGGTCTCGCGCTGGTCTTCAACGGCACCATCTACAATTACCGCGCGCTGCGCCGCGAGCTGACCGGCAAGGGCTATCGGTTCTTCTCCGACGGCGACACCGAGGTCATCCTCAAGGCCTGGCACGCCTGGGGCGTGGACGCCCCCTCGCGCCTCGATGGGATGTTCGCCTTCGCGCTCTGGGATGCCAATCGTCGCGAGCTGTTCCTCGTCCGCGACCGCTTCGGCATCAAGCCGCTCTATTGGTCCCGCGACGCCCGGCGCTTGCGCTTCGCCTCCAGCACCCAGGCCCTGCTCGCCGCCGGCGGGGTCGACCCGGCGATCGATCCGGTCGCCCTGCACCACCTCTTCACGCTCCACGCCGTCGTCCCGGCGCCGCGCACCATCCTTGCCGGGGTGCGCAAGCTCGCCCCCGGCCACTGGCTGAGGCTCGGCGCCGACGGTCGCCAGGAGGAGCGCGCCTACTGGACGCTGGAGGCGACCCGACCCGACCCGTTACCGAGCGAGGCGGACTGGTTGGCGGCGATCCACGAGGCCTTGCGCGCCGCCGTGCAGAGCCACAAGGCCGCCGCCGATGTACCGGTCGGCGTGCTCCTCTCCGGCGGGCTCGACTCCAGCCTGCTCGTCGCGCTGCTCGCTGAGGCCGGCGGCGTCGCCGATCTGCACACCTTTTCGGTCGGCTTCGAGGACACCCCGGAGGAGGCCGGCAGCGAGTTCGAGTACTCCGATCAAGTCGTGGCCCGTTACGGCACCCGCCACCATCGCTTCCTGGTGCCGAACGCCGACGTCCTGCGACGGCTACCGGAGGCGGTCGATGCGATGGCCGAGCCGATGTTCGGCCAGGACGCGGTCGCCTTCTACCTGCTCGGGGAGCGGGTCGCCGAGGAGATCAAGGTGGTCCAGTCGGGGCAGGGGGCGGACGAGGTCTTCGGTGGCTACTTCTGGTATCCGCGGATGCAGGCCGACACCGCCGGCAACTGGACCGAGCGGTTCGCCCGGCACTATTTCGACCGCGATCATGACGAATACCTGCGCCTGATCGCGCCGGCCTACGCGGGCGCCGACCACAGCGCGGCATTGGTCGCCGAACGGCTGGCGGAACCCGGGGCCGATGAGTTCCTCGACGCGGTGCTGCGCCTCGACGTCACGACCCTGATCGTCGACGATCCGGTCAAGCGCGTCGACAACATGACGATGGCCTGGGGGCTAGAGGCGCGCGTGCCCTTCCTCGACCGGCGCCTCGTCGAGCTGGCCGCGCGCTGCCCGCCGGCGCTCAAGCTCCGCGACGGAGGCAAGTTCCCGCTCAAGGCGATGGCCCGCGGCCGGCTGCCCGATGCCGTCATCGACCGACCCAAGGGCTACTTCCCGATGCCGGCGCTCAAATACGTGCGCGGCGATTTCCTCGCCTGGATGCGCGATCTGCTCGACTCGCGGGCCTGCCGCGAGCGTGGCCTCTATCGGCGCGACTATGTCGAGGGGCTGCTCGCCGCCCCGGATCAGCATCACACCCGGATCCTCGGCAGCAAGCTCTGGCACCTGGCGCTGCTCGAGCTCTGGCTCCAGCGGCACCTCGATTCCTGA
- a CDS encoding (Fe-S)-binding protein: MSELSFERGLQALRAEIDAPVAAFFSSCVHCGLCAQACPFYLETGDPKYTPILKLEPLRRVWEREFTLWGRIKAALGLSRKVSDAMLAEWEELLYDSCTMCGRCSLVCPVGNDLQYMIRKAREGMVASGHSPEGLIGAAVRAVQTGSPMGLQWRTLAVQIEHVESSTGLTVPVDIPDVDYLVLLSSMEIINFPEYLEAITRIFDHAGVSWTLSTDCFEATNAGVQIGSKDIAATLVQRIVDAAEGLRVKNVISPECGHAYTAVRWEGPDLIGRRYPFGVYHIIEVLDELRAAGRIRTEGKETDRLSMHDPCNLARKSGVIRQQRNLMDLVAENFVDLKEHGRYQWCCGAGGGVSSNERAEPLKRAAFKRKKAQIEAVEPERMVTMCATCRTQLEEGLEEFNMDIPVVGLTEMLAEHLVEK, encoded by the coding sequence ATGAGCGAGCTGTCTTTCGAGCGCGGCCTCCAGGCGCTGCGCGCCGAGATCGATGCCCCGGTGGCCGCCTTCTTCTCCAGCTGCGTGCACTGCGGCCTCTGTGCCCAGGCCTGCCCCTTCTACCTGGAGACCGGCGATCCGAAGTACACGCCGATCCTGAAGCTCGAGCCGCTGCGCCGCGTCTGGGAGCGCGAGTTCACGCTGTGGGGCCGCATCAAGGCGGCGCTGGGGCTGTCGCGCAAGGTCAGCGACGCGATGCTCGCCGAGTGGGAGGAGCTGCTCTACGACTCCTGCACCATGTGCGGGCGCTGCTCGCTGGTCTGTCCGGTCGGCAACGACCTCCAGTACATGATCCGCAAGGCCCGCGAGGGCATGGTCGCCTCCGGCCACTCCCCGGAGGGCCTGATCGGCGCCGCTGTGCGGGCGGTGCAGACCGGTAGTCCGATGGGGCTCCAGTGGCGGACTCTCGCGGTCCAGATCGAGCATGTCGAGTCGAGCACCGGCCTGACGGTGCCGGTCGACATCCCCGATGTCGACTACCTGGTGCTCCTCTCGTCGATGGAGATCATCAACTTCCCCGAGTACCTGGAGGCCATCACGCGGATCTTCGATCACGCGGGTGTGAGCTGGACCCTGAGCACCGATTGCTTCGAGGCGACCAACGCCGGCGTGCAGATCGGCTCCAAGGACATCGCTGCGACCCTGGTGCAGCGCATCGTCGATGCCGCCGAGGGGTTGCGCGTGAAGAACGTCATCAGTCCCGAGTGCGGCCATGCCTACACGGCGGTGCGCTGGGAGGGTCCCGACCTGATCGGGCGGCGCTATCCGTTCGGTGTCTATCACATCATCGAGGTGCTCGACGAACTGCGCGCCGCCGGGCGGATCCGCACCGAGGGCAAGGAGACCGACCGCCTGTCGATGCACGACCCTTGCAATCTCGCCCGCAAGAGCGGCGTCATCCGCCAGCAGCGTAACCTGATGGATCTGGTGGCCGAGAACTTCGTCGATCTGAAGGAGCACGGCCGCTATCAATGGTGCTGTGGGGCCGGTGGCGGGGTCAGCTCCAACGAGCGCGCCGAGCCGCTCAAGCGGGCCGCCTTCAAGCGTAAGAAGGCCCAGATCGAGGCCGTCGAACCCGAGCGGATGGTCACCATGTGCGCCACCTGCCGCACTCAACTCGAGGAGGGGCTGGAGGAGTTCAACATGGACATCCCGGTCGTCGGTCTGACCGAGATGCTGGCCGAGCACCTGGTCGAGAAATAG
- a CDS encoding ribulose-bisphosphate carboxylase: protein MALDQSARYADLSLKEIDLIDGGKHILCAYRMKPKGGYSYLEAAAHFAAESSTGTNVEVCTTDDFTKGVDALVYSIDEAREEMRIAYPLDLFDRNMTDGRMMLVSFLTLTIGNNQGMGDIEYAKMIDFWMPPRAIQLFDGPSKNISDLWRILGRPVQDGGYIAGTIIKPKLGLRPEPFAQAAYQFWLGGDFIKNDEPQGNQTFAPVKKVMPLVYDAMKRAQDETGEAKLFSMNITADDHFEMCARADFALETFGSDADKLAFLVDGFVGGPGMVTTARRQYPDQYLHYHRAGHGMITSPSSNRGYTAFVLAKMARLQGASGIHVGTMGYGKMEGGADDRVIAYMIERDACEGPVYYQEWYGMKPTTPIISGGMNALRLPGFFQNLGHGNIINTAGGGSYGHLDSPAAGAKSLRQAYECWKSGADPIEFAKEHKEFARAFASFPHDADKLFPGWREKLGSFALEA from the coding sequence ATGGCACTCGACCAGTCCGCGCGCTACGCCGATCTGAGCCTGAAAGAAATCGATTTGATCGACGGTGGCAAGCACATCCTTTGCGCCTATCGGATGAAGCCGAAGGGCGGCTACAGCTACCTGGAGGCCGCCGCTCACTTCGCCGCCGAATCCTCGACCGGCACCAACGTCGAGGTCTGCACCACCGACGACTTCACGAAGGGCGTCGACGCGCTCGTCTACTCCATCGACGAGGCGCGCGAGGAGATGCGCATCGCCTATCCGCTGGACCTGTTCGATCGCAACATGACGGACGGGCGCATGATGCTCGTGTCCTTCCTGACCCTGACCATCGGTAACAATCAGGGTATGGGCGACATCGAATATGCCAAGATGATCGACTTCTGGATGCCGCCGCGCGCCATCCAGCTCTTCGACGGCCCCTCCAAAAACATCTCCGACCTGTGGCGCATCCTGGGCCGCCCGGTCCAGGACGGCGGCTACATCGCCGGCACCATCATCAAGCCGAAGCTGGGTCTGCGTCCCGAGCCCTTCGCGCAAGCCGCCTATCAGTTCTGGCTGGGCGGCGACTTCATCAAGAACGACGAGCCGCAGGGCAATCAGACCTTCGCGCCGGTGAAAAAGGTCATGCCGCTGGTCTACGACGCGATGAAGCGCGCTCAAGACGAGACCGGCGAGGCCAAGCTCTTCTCGATGAACATCACCGCCGACGACCACTTCGAGATGTGTGCCCGCGCCGACTTCGCGCTCGAGACCTTCGGTTCCGACGCCGACAAGCTCGCCTTCCTGGTCGACGGCTTCGTCGGCGGCCCCGGCATGGTGACCACGGCTCGTCGCCAATACCCGGATCAGTACCTACACTACCACCGTGCCGGTCACGGCATGATCACCTCGCCGTCCTCCAACCGCGGCTACACCGCCTTCGTGCTGGCCAAGATGGCGCGTCTCCAGGGTGCCTCCGGTATCCATGTCGGCACCATGGGCTACGGCAAGATGGAAGGCGGCGCGGATGACCGCGTCATCGCCTACATGATCGAGCGCGATGCCTGCGAAGGCCCGGTCTACTACCAGGAGTGGTACGGCATGAAGCCGACGACGCCGATCATCTCGGGCGGCATGAACGCGCTACGCCTGCCGGGCTTCTTCCAGAACCTCGGCCACGGCAACATCATCAACACTGCCGGCGGCGGCTCCTACGGCCACCTCGATTCGCCGGCGGCTGGCGCCAAGTCGCTGCGCCAGGCCTACGAGTGCTGGAAGAGCGGCGCCGACCCGATCGAATTCGCCAAGGAGCACAAGGAGTTCGCCCGCGCCTTCGCCTCCTTCCCGCACGATGCCGACAAGCTCTTCCCGGGCTGGCGCGAGAAGCTGGGTTCGTTCGCCCTGGAGGCCTAA
- a CDS encoding nickel-dependent hydrogenase large subunit, with amino-acid sequence MTERVVVDPITRIEGHLRIEAELSGGTIAEAYSSGTMVRGIETILRGRDPRDAWAFAQRICGVCTLVHGIASVRAVEDALGYEIPVNAQLIRNLMIGAQYVHDHVMHFYHLHALDWVDIVSALEADPKQTSALAQSISNYAKSSPGYFADVQKRLKGFVEGGQLGIFANGYWGHPGYRLPAEANLMAVAHYLEALAWQRDAARLLTIFGGKNPHPNFVVGGVTSPIDLNSDAALNAKRLAQVRTIIDGMQTFVDQVYLPDTLAIAGFYKDWGERGEGLGNFLCYGDLPAGAALDPATFLFPRGVILDRDLSRIHDVDLHADDQIQEFIAHSWYEYGDGNDQGLHPYAGETNLSYDARGGVAPPYRQLDIDQGYSWLKSPRWKGRSVEVGPLARVLMLYASGHEQTRALVESTLTQLDLPVEALFSTLGRTAARTLETKVVADALDGWYDALIANVRDGDLTTFNDRLWEPATWPREARGAGFMEAPRGALGHWIVIENGRIANYQAVVPSTWNAGPRDPDGVPGAYEAALQDNTQLVDAQQPLEILRTIHSFDPCIACAVHLMNPGTGEQVRVQVT; translated from the coding sequence ATGACTGAACGCGTCGTCGTCGACCCCATCACTCGCATCGAGGGCCACCTGCGCATCGAGGCCGAGCTCTCGGGTGGCACCATCGCCGAGGCCTACTCCTCGGGCACCATGGTGCGCGGCATCGAGACCATCCTGCGCGGGCGCGACCCGCGCGATGCCTGGGCCTTCGCCCAGCGCATCTGCGGGGTCTGCACGTTGGTGCACGGCATCGCCTCGGTGCGCGCCGTCGAGGACGCGCTGGGCTACGAGATCCCGGTCAACGCCCAGCTGATCCGCAACCTGATGATCGGCGCCCAGTACGTGCACGACCACGTGATGCACTTCTATCACCTGCACGCGCTCGACTGGGTGGACATCGTCTCGGCGCTCGAGGCGGATCCCAAGCAGACCTCGGCGCTGGCGCAGTCGATCAGCAATTACGCGAAGAGTTCGCCGGGCTACTTCGCCGATGTGCAGAAGCGGCTCAAGGGCTTCGTCGAAGGGGGGCAGCTCGGGATCTTCGCCAACGGTTACTGGGGCCATCCGGGCTACCGGTTGCCGGCGGAGGCCAACCTGATGGCCGTCGCCCACTACCTGGAGGCGCTCGCCTGGCAGCGCGATGCGGCGCGGCTCCTGACCATCTTCGGCGGCAAGAACCCGCACCCGAACTTCGTCGTCGGCGGCGTGACCTCGCCGATCGATCTCAATTCGGACGCGGCACTCAATGCCAAGCGCCTCGCCCAGGTACGCACCATCATCGACGGCATGCAGACCTTCGTCGACCAGGTCTATCTGCCCGACACGCTCGCGATCGCCGGCTTCTACAAGGATTGGGGCGAGCGTGGCGAAGGGCTCGGCAACTTCCTCTGCTATGGCGATCTACCGGCCGGGGCAGCGCTCGACCCGGCGACTTTCCTGTTCCCGCGCGGCGTCATCCTCGATCGCGACCTGTCGCGGATCCATGATGTCGATCTGCACGCCGACGACCAGATCCAGGAGTTCATCGCCCACTCCTGGTACGAATACGGTGACGGCAACGATCAGGGGTTGCACCCTTATGCTGGGGAGACCAATCTGAGCTACGACGCCCGTGGCGGCGTCGCGCCCCCGTATCGGCAGCTCGACATCGATCAGGGCTACTCGTGGTTGAAGTCGCCGCGCTGGAAGGGCCGCTCGGTCGAGGTCGGGCCGCTGGCGCGGGTCCTGATGCTCTACGCGAGCGGTCATGAGCAGACACGCGCGCTCGTCGAGTCGACGCTCACGCAGCTCGACCTGCCGGTGGAGGCGCTCTTCTCGACGCTCGGACGGACGGCGGCGCGCACGCTGGAGACCAAGGTCGTCGCCGATGCCCTGGACGGTTGGTATGACGCCCTGATCGCCAACGTCCGCGACGGCGATCTCACGACCTTCAACGATCGTCTTTGGGAGCCGGCGACCTGGCCGCGCGAGGCCCGCGGGGCCGGCTTCATGGAGGCCCCGCGCGGCGCGCTCGGTCACTGGATCGTCATCGAGAACGGGCGCATCGCGAACTACCAGGCGGTGGTCCCTTCGACCTGGAACGCCGGTCCGCGCGATCCTGACGGGGTGCCGGGCGCCTACGAGGCGGCATTGCAGGACAACACCCAACTGGTCGATGCCCAACAGCCGCTCGAGATCCTGCGCACGATCCATTCGTTCGATCCCTGTATCGCCTGCGCCGTGCACCTGATGAATCCGGGCACTGGTGAGCAGGTGCGTGTTCAGGTCACTTGA